ATCCTCATGAAGAATATGTTGACAATCGCTGCCGCTTCAATTTTATATTTCATTGTCGGATTCGGCCTAATGTTTGGAAAAAGTGCAGGCGGCTTCATCGGAACAGACGGGTTTGCGCTTATCGGCAAAGAAGCGGATATCGGATTCTTTGTCTTCCAGGCCGTTTTTGCAGCCACTTGTGCAACCATCATTTCCGGTGCAGTTGCTGAACGCATGAAACTGTCCAGCTATTTTTTGCTGACAGTCATGATGACCGCTTTCATCTACCCTGTTGTCGGCCACTGGACATGGGGCGGAGGCTGGCTGGCTGAACTTGGATTTGTTGATTTTGCCGGTTCTTCTGTCGTCCACCTCACCGGGGCACTAGGTGCGATTGCGGCGGCAAAAATACTTGGCGGCCGGATCGGCAAATATAAGGACGGCAAGGTGAATATCATTAAAGGGCATAATATCCCGCTCGGTGCACTCGGGGTATTCATCCTCTGGTTCGGCTGGTTTGGATTCAACGGCGGCAGCACTCTTGCAGCCGACCCCGAGTTGATTCCACATGTGGTGACGACAACTCTCCTGTCCGCATCTGCGGCAGTTGTGATGACGGCTCTTTATTCACAACTGAAATACAGGCGGATTGACGCTTCACTGACGTTGAACGGAGCACTTGCCGGGCTTGTCGGAATTACAGCAGGCACAGCCGATGTTTCCCCTGCTGCGGCACTCGTGATTGGTGCAATTGCCGGTATCATCCTTGCTGCAGCCGTCCCATTCATCGACCGTATTATGAAAATCGACGATCCGGTCGGCGCGATTGCTGTACACGGTGTAGCCGGAATCTGGGGAACACTCGCTGTCGGGCTATTCAGCACATCTTCCGGGCTATTCTACGGAGGAGGCGCTGCACTCCTTGGGGTTCAGGCGATTGGAATTGCTGCCATAGCTGCGTGGACACTATCGGCTGTTACCGGTTTCCTTTTGCTCCATAAGCTTTTTTCTCCGATACGTGTCAGTCCAGAAGAAGAAATTGCAGGACTTGATTTCGCTGAACACGGTTCCCAGTCTTATGAATTTAAAGACTTTATTCTGCAAAACGAATCACCAGATTCCGACTCATTCGGCACCGGCCTGATCGAACGCCTGGACAGCGTTGGAAAAGCGGCACGAACGCATTAAGTCTCTTTATAGTCTCGTTTTCGCGCGGTGATCATTAGCGGAAGACTATTCAGTACCTCTTGTGCGGGTTGGAGAGACCCTGAGTGGATAATGAATATTAAAATAGGGGCAGTGCGCTGATTTGTGGTTCAGTGCCTATAGTGTTAGGTTCACTTTGATTATCGGCACGGAAAATCGGATGCCGTGCCTGTAATTTGGTCATACTTCAGATTATGGGCATGGGAAACGGAAGCCCGTGCCTGTAATTTGGCCTTTCCTCAGATTATAGGCACGGGATACGATAGCCCGTGCCTGTAATTTGGCCTTTCCTCAGATTATAGGCACGGGAAACGATAGCCTGTGCCTATAATTTGGCCTTTCCTCAGATTATAGGCACGGGATACGATAGCCTGTGCCTATAATTTGGCCTTTCCTCAGATTATAGGCACGGGATACGATAGCCTGTGCCTATAATTCGACCTTACCTCAGATTATAGGCACGGGATACGATAGCCTGTGCCTATAATTTGGCCTTTCCTCAGATTATAGGCACGGGATACGATAGCCCGTTCCTATAATTCGACCTTACCTCAGATTATAGGCATGGGAAACGATAGCCCGTTCCTATAATTCGACCTTACCTCAGATTATAGGCATGGGAAACGATAGCCCGTTCCTATAATTCGACCTTACCTCAGATTATAGGACAACGGCGCACGCTCTCCCGCCCCGCCGGAAATTCAACGCTTGCAGCAGCCTGTTTCCCTACTCCGCAACCTTCACCCCATACGCCTCAAACCAGTAATTGATCTGGGCAAGGTGCGCGATCAGCTGCGGGCCGGTCATCAGCTGGCCAAACCACGGATCTTTGAACGAGGCGCCGCCTGAGTCATTGATTTCCTTCACTTTCTTGCGGTCAAAAAACTCAAAAAGGGGCGCGTTCGGATCGGCGAGAATTTCTTTCATCCACGTTTGCACAGCCCGGGTATATCCGGGATGATGTGTCTTCGGATACGGGCTTTTTTTCCGGTACAGTACGTCATCCGGAAGCAAGCCTTCAAGGGCTTTTCGCAATATTCCTTTTTCCCGGCCGCCGTGCATTTTCAATTCCCACGGCACATTCCAAACATATTCGACAAGGCGGTGGTCGGCAAACGGCACCCTGACCTCCAGGCTAGCCCCCATGCTCATGCGGTCTTTCCGATCAAGCAGCGTTGTCATGAACCAGACCATGTTCATATAAAAAAGTTCACGCCTTCTTGCATCCACTCCCCGTTCACCTTCCAGCACGGGTGTTTCACTGACAGTTTCAGCATAGCGGCGCTGCACATACTCTTCCAGGTTCAGTTTCGATTGCCATGATGGCACCAGCAGCCTCTGGCGGGCCTTCGTTGACCTCATCCATGGAAACACACCTTTTTCCGCTTCTCCTGGATGATGGAACCATGGGTAACCGCCGAATATCTCGTCAGCACATTCACCGGACAGCCCGACGGTCACATCTTGTTTGATTCTTCTGCAGAACCAGAGAAGAGACGAGTCGATATCTGCCATCCCCGGCTGGTCTCTTACGGTGACCGCCTCCTTCAGCAGGCCGGCAAGGCTGCGGTTTGAAATGACACAGCGGTGATGTGCAGTCCCGTAAGATTTTGACATCATATCTATCCAGGGGCCATCGGGATCAGGCTGATATTTATTCTCTTTGAAATATTTATCGTTCTCTTCATAATCAATCGAATACGTATTAAGCGGACTTTTCCCTGCACGCTTGAATGTGTTTGCCGCAATTGCTGTAATGGCGCTTGAATCCACTCCGCCCGATAAAAATGTGCAAACCGGAACATCTGCCACAAGCTGGCGCTCAACCGCATCAATGACGAGTGCTTTGACGTTCGAAACGGTTTCCGACAGCGAATCGGTATGCGGCCTGCTTTCCACATTCCAGTAACGCCATTTTTTCAGTCCATTTCTTGAATATGTGAGCGCATGGGCGGGCCGCAGCTCCTCCATTCCTTTGAAAATCCCATGCCCGGGAGTACGGGAAGGCCCAACTGCAAATAAATCAGCAAGGCCCTCCCTGTCAACTGCAGGTGTTACATCGGGATGGGCAAGAATCGCTTTCAATTCGGAGCCAAACAGCAGGCGGCCGTCTTTCTCCTGAAAAAATAACGGTTTGACACCCAATCGGTCACGCGCCATAAAAAGTTTCTCTTCGCTTTCATCCCATATGGCAAATGCAAAAATGCCGTTCAGGATGTCGACACATTTTTCTTCCCACTCCAGGTATGCTGTAAGCAGCACTTCTGTATCTGAGTGGGAATCGAATCGGTAGCCCTTGCTTTTTAATTCATTACGGATTGCTGCTGTATTATATAGCTCACCGTTGTAAACGATTGTATAGGAGCTTGCGCCTCTGGTTTTAGTCATTGGCTGTTTGCCGCCGGCAGGATCTACGACTATTAATCTTGTATGCCCGAATGCCGCGGACCCGTTCAGCCAGACCTGAATATCGTCGGGACCTCTCTTTGATAAGGTTTCAGCCATTTTCTTAACAATCCGATGCTCATTGTCCAGGTTTTTCCGCCAATCAATCCAGCCCGTTACTCCGCACATGCCTTTCACCCTTTCCGCTTAATCCCGGCTGATTTCCCTATACTTATTCAGTTTATGCATCCGCGAGCCGGGAAATGAGCAAAGACATGTACCATTCTTGAACGATGACAATACAAAAACCGCTGATCATCTATCAGCGGTTTTTGTATTCGATAAGTTTATCCATTTCTTCCTCAAACAGTTCTTCTGTCAGCGGCCTGTTGATATAAAATCCTTGAATGTAGCGGCAGCGTAAGCTTTTCAGCATTTCCAGCTGACGGGCCGTTTCCACTCCTTCCGCAAGCACCCCGACTGATAATCCCTTTCCCATTGTGATGATTGATTTGGCTATCGCCATATCCGGCGAGCCTTCCTCGAGATTATGGATAAAAGACTTATCAATTTTAATGAAATCAATCGGCAGATCCTTCAAATAACTGAGCGATGAATAACCTGTGCCGAAATCATCGATCGACACCTTTACACCCAGCTGTTTAAGCTGTGTCATCACATCTATCGTATAGCTGGTGTTTCTCAGCATCACACTTTCCGTCAATTCCAGGTTTAAGTAAGCTGGATTGAGGGCGGTTTCAAGCAGGACTTCTTTTACGTCCCTTAAAAACCTGTCACTCTGAAATTGCTTTCCGCTAACATTGACCGCGATTGCCAAACTATTAAAGCCGTCATCATGCCATTTCTTCATCGTCTTGCACGCTTCATACAGGACCCAGCGCCCGATATCTTCAATCATGCCGGTCTCTTCTGCAATCGGGATGAAGTCTCCCGGCGAAACAAGTCCAAGCTTCGGATGGTTCCAGCGAATCAACGCTTCCGCTCCGGTAAGCCGGCCTTTTTCAAGGTCGATAATCGGCTGGTAACAAAGGAAGAACTCATCATTTTGCAGCCCTTTGCGCAAAAAAGACTCGAGTTCGAGACGGTATCTGGCCGTTTCGTTCATTTCAGTCGCATAAAATTCAACTCGGTTCCGTCCCTGCTGCTTGGCTCGGAACATAGCGGCATCGGCATTTTTTATCAGCGTTCCGGCATCCTCGCCGTCATCAGGAAAAACGCTCCCCCCGATGCTTGCGGTAATGAAAAATTCGCGGGCGGCATAGTATACAACTTTTGACAGGGCAAACAGCAGACTGCGGGCGATATTGACCAGCTCATCCATCGAATCCAGATGCGGCACAATCATGATGAATTCATCGCCGCCAAATCTGGTCAGGAAGGCATTCCCGGGCATAGCCCCTTTCAGCCTTTCGATCACGATCTCTAATATCTCATCGCCGACCTGGTGGCCAAGACTGTCGTTTATCACTTTAAAATGGTCAAGATCGATGAACAGCAGGGCAAGCGGAATACCCGTCTGTTTTGCCCTATCCATGAGAAACTCCAATTTCTCCTTCAAATAATAACGATTCGGCAATCCTGTCGCCGGATCATGATAAGCCAGAAACGAAATCTGTTCCTCCGCTTCTTTCTGGTCAGTCATATCCCGTCCGATCCCAAACATACCGACCATTTCACCATTGATCATAATTGGAACGTTTTTCACCTGCATGTGAACCTTGTTTCCATACTGATCATCAACTAGAAGATCATAATGCTGTTCAAAGCCTTGAAGCGTTTTTTCAAAGTGCCATGCCACCCGTTCTCTGTCTTCCGGATCGATGTAATCGAGTGAAAAACTCCCTTCGATTTCCGACCGGCTCACACCGAACTTTTTTTCGAAAGCAGGATTCACACTCATTATGTAACCTTTCAAGTCAGTGGAATAAACGATATCAGGATTATGTTCAAAAAGGGATTTGAAAAGCTGTTCTGACTCTTGCAGATTTCCATTCAGCTGCTGAAGTTCTTCGGTAACAGAATGAAGAAGGTGCGACATGGCCATGAACGGACGGTGTTTATCCGGTACGGCTGCCCGCTTGCCAGAATGAACAGCAGCACCTATGGCTCCTTTTGCCGGCACCGTTTCAGACAACGCCAGAATCGTCATAGACTGGCTGAATAAATCTGTTCCTTTATTATTGCCTCCGAAAAACTCACCGTAAGAAAAGAAACCCGAAGTTGGAAACTCGATATTCAAAGCTTCCAGTTCATAGCTGGCAAAATCCTGAAGGAAGCGCCTCCTTGCCATGCAGGAATAAATAAAAACCGCTTCAGTTGTCCAGTTCTTCAGCTCATTTCCGATAAATCCGGCATCATTCACCATCGCTTCGACATTCCCATAAGCAAACTGAACCTGTTCCCCTTGCTTAACAAACTCAGTCACTTCAAGCGATCCATCATCAAACAGGCCGCTGACAAACAGGGTGATTTCCTCCCCTTCCCTCTCAGTCATCAGCGGAAAACCAGAAGCAGCCATCTTCAGTTCATCATCAGAGGTGAAGCCAAGGTACTTACGGTAAGCGTCCACGGCAGGTTCATTATCAATTGTAATGATGCGTCTCCCGGCCGCCTCCGTCACAGCCATCGTCTTCCCGACCCTTGTCCAGTTCCTGTTCAAAAACGTTTTGACCTGCAGTGTTTCATTACAAAGAGCTACTGCTGCTGCACCATTTTCAAATACCTTCCGGCCTCCGATCACAAATGTTCCCCGGAACAGCCCGTTATCCCCGGCCATTCCTCCGGCAATGACTGCACCAGGATGGATGTCCTCCACCCCTTTTATAAATTGTCTTCCTTCCGTATTAAGCCCATCACTGAAAACTAGCATGACCTGCGGATTGGCACAGCCCAGTTTTCGGGCAAGATCCTTCCCTTCTGCCCGGCTGCCGGTGCTGCTGTCCCCCCAATTTATATGAGCGGTAAAGAGCTCGGTGTTCCTAAAAGCCGAAAACGTTATGACAGTTGCAGAAAAGCTGAGTTCCCCGTTATTTATTTCGCCATCAGTTGTTGCTCCAATAACAGCCGCTTCAGGCAGCAATTCCACTATTTCATCAGTGAGCTGCTGGAGATAGTCCCGGTCAGCGATACCTGAAAAAACCTGGACAAGCACGTTCCCGGCTGTCCGGATATCATGCTCTTCTATGAACCGTTCCAATTTATCTTTTGTTTCATAAAGAGTGTTCCAAGTTTTCACATTCCCACCGCCACACGATTTGTTCAGGCCATTATTCCATAAAACATCGGCCTGTCCTTTATATCGGCACAATTACCTATCTTTTAAAGTCATTAAATCCTGGGTGGTCATCATGCTCTTTATGAAATAACGGAAACTCGCCGGTTGGCGGGCCTTTAGGCTAAGACAGAAGCGCAGGTGCACTTATCGATATTTTTAAAAATGACCGCTTCGCCGAAACACTTTCTTGCTGCCGATTCATTTTCCTATATAAAAAAGCTGCCGGTAAGGGCAGCTTTTACCTTATTAGTAATCGAGAACAATGTAACCATAAAAGAAGACAAGAACAAGTGCGATCAAAAACTGAACCCAGTATGCAAACGTCTTATTTCCTTTACTCTCTTTCACAAGAATCATCTCCATGGCAAAAATCAGCCATAGGCCGAGAACCCCTTTGAAAATTGCTGTATCATAAAAAGAATAAAAGGCCCAAAGCAAGTAAAATCCTGTACCGATCACAAAAAGATAAAACAGCCGCAGGATGTTGTGGACGATCTTTTTAGGTTTGTCTTTCCCAACCCTTTGCAAATAATAACCGACAAAAAACAGGGCAATTGCCAGGAACCATGATGTAACGTGAGCATGAATCATTAGTCGTTCTCCTTTCGGGTATCATTGTGTTTCTATCATATCACGTTTCCACTATTAACAAGTAATTAAGTGAATTTTTAAAAACGTTCTGAATTCTTTGGCCTGACACGTGTTATAATTAGAAATGCGGCTTTGTCGATATTTTAGAATCGGAGGGGATTTCAGTGAGTAAGACACAGGAAATCATTAATTTAACCGAAGAATATGGCGCACATAACTACCATCCGCTTCCTATTGTCATTTCCAAAGCGGAAGGGGTTTGGGTGGAAGATCCCGAAGGCACCAGATATATGGATATGCTGAGTGCATATTCCGCAGTCAACCAGGGGCACCGCCATCCGAAAATTATCGAAGCGTTAAAAGAACAAGCTGACCGGATCACGCTGACCTCCCGTGCTTTTCACAACGACCAGCTCGGACCGTTTTACAAAAAAGTGACCGGCCTGACAAACAAAAATATGGTCCTGCCGATGAATACAGGTGCTGAAGCGGTTGAAACCGCCGTTAAAGCAGCCCGCCGCTGGGCTTATGATGTAAAAGGCGTCCAGGAGGACCAGGCTGAAATTATCGCCTGTGAAAACAATTTCCACGGACGGACAATGACAGCGGTTTCATTATCTTCCAACGAAGAATACAAACGGGGCTTCGGTCCCATGCTTCCTGGCATCAAAATTGTACCGTACGGGGATATTGATGCCCTGAAAAATGCAATCACAGAAAACACAGCCGCTTTCCTCGTAGAACCGATCCAGGGTGAAGCTGGCATCATCCTTCCTCCTGAAGGCTTCTTAAAGGAAGCGTCTGAACTGTGTAAGGAAAATAACGTATTGTTTATTGCGGATGAAATCCAGGCAGGCCTTGGCCGCTCCGGCAAAACGTTTGCCTGCGACTGGGAAGATGTCGAACCGGACATGTACATTCTCGGCAAAGCACTTGGCGGAGGCGTATTCCCGATCTCCTGTGTTGCTGCCAATAATGAAGTGCTCGGCGTATTTGAACCAGGTTCACACGGATCGACTTTCGGTGGAAATCCGCTCGCCTGCGCCGTTTCCATCGCGTCGCTGGAAGTCCTTGAAGATGAAAAATTGGCTGACCGTTCACTTGAACTTGGTGAGTATATGATGGGAAAACTGCGTGAAATCAGTAATCCGGTCATAAAAGAAGTCCGCGGCAAAGGCCTGTTCATTGGCATGGAATTGACGGAACCAGCCCGCCCTTATGCTGAAAAACTTAAGGAAGAAGGCCTGTTGTGCAAGGAGACACATGAAAATGTCCTCCGCTTCGCACCTCCGCTAATCATTGCAAAAGAAGACCTGGACTGGGCGATTGATAAAATTAAGAAAGTTATGGCTGTATCATAAAAGGCAGATTATCCTTGTAACCGTTTTACAAATGGAAAACAGCCAGTCTCCACACATGACGGGTGACCGCAAGGCGCTATGTAGTATCGGAACATTATAATCGGTAAAGAAAAACGCTCAGATTTTTTTAAAAAAATCTGAGCGTTTTTTATAGCAGCCTTTAATTGTAAATCCGGTTAATAGCCTGTTCATACACATAGCATTTCAAAACGGGGAGTTGATTTCCGGATGCTGTTGCTCTCTTTCAGCACGGGCACAAATGCGGCATCCATTCCTGCTTCCCTTCGGCCGCACTCACGGTGTCTGCTTTGCCGGAGGGTGGCCTGAGCCTCCTCATCCCTATCCAAAACAGAACCCGTTATGTCTGAACAACACACTCTTGCAATATACAGGCACTTTTGTTCTTCAATATTTTAACAGCCTTGCAAACCTGTCAAACCCCGTTTAAAACAAATCCAGAAAAGGAATTTATACTAGAGACAGTATGTGCATGAAAGTTTTCAAGAAAATAGGAGGGTGGAAATTGGAAAAACAATTTTTTATTAACGGAGAATGGACAGGCGGCGACCTGGAGCGCCTGGAAGTGAACAACCCTGCCACCGGAGAAACTATCGGTTCTGTTCCGATGGGCGGCAAAAAAGAGACACGCCAGGCGATTAACGCCGCTTACGAAGCATTTGAGGGGTGGAAGAACCTCACCGCTTACGAACGTTCCGGCTACCTGAAAAAACTGAACGATCTTATGCTTGAGAACGAGGATGAGCTGGCTGAAATCATGACAAAAGAAATGGGCAAGCCTTTTGAAGAATCTAAAGGCGAAGTGCGCTATGCAGCATCATATGTGGAATGGTTTGCTGAAGAAGGGAAACGGGTGTACGGACGGACGATTCCCCCGCATAAAGACGGTAAACACATGGAAGTCCGTCATCAGCCTGTCGGCGTGGTCGGCGCAATCACACCGTGGAATTTCCCGGCAGCCATGATCACCCGGAAGCTTGCGCCTGCACTTGCATCCGGCTGTACGTTTGTCGTGAAACCAGCTGAGGAAACTCCGCTTACCGCTGTCAAAATCGTTGAACTGGCAGAACAGGCCGGTATTCCAAAAGGCGTTGTCAACCTCATTACAGGCGACCCGGCTGAAATCGGCGGCGAGCTGCTGAGCCATCCGCACGTGAGCAAAATCACCTTTACAGGATCGACGCAAATCGGCAAGATGCTTATGAAGCAGGCATCCGATTCCCTGAAAAAAATCTCACTGGAACTTGGCGGACATGCACCTATCATCGTTCTGGATGATGCAAATGTCGATAAAGCTGTTGACGGCGTCATTGCTTCCAAATTCCGAAACGGCGGACAGACCTGCATTTGCGGCAATCGCATCTATGTTCAGGAAAACATCCTTGATGAGTTCACAAAAAAATTCGTAGCGAAAACAAAAGAACTCAAAGTCGGCAATGGGATGGAGGCAGGCACAAAAATTGGTCCGATCATCAATAAAGAAGGGTACGAAAAAATTGACAACCATGTTCAAAATGCGGTCAAACAGGGTGCTACTGCCGCAGCGGGCGGCAAAGGATATGTAAATGACGGAGTCTATTTTTATGAACCGACCATTCTTACCGATGTAAAACCAGGTATGATTATAATGAATGAAGAGACATTTGGACCGGTTGCGCCTATTCAGAAGATCTCCACAATCGAAGAAGGTATCCGCCATGCCAATAATACACCATTTGGTCTGGCCGCCTATGTGTTCACGGAAAGCGTCACAAACGGCAACAAAGTCGTCAATGCGCTTGATTACGGAATCATCGGCTGGAACGATGGAATTCCGTCGGCCGCACAGGCTCCGTTCGGCGGCATGAAACAAAGCGGCATTGGGCGTGAAGGCGGAATTGAAGGCATCGAAGACTATCTTGAAACAAAATACGTTTCAATCGGTATTGATTAAAGAAAAAACCGCAGGCAAGAAGCCTGCGGTTTCTTCTTGATTTAGCGGAACAAAGCCAGAGTCGGAAGTGATCATTGCCCCTCATCTGTGACCATATTTGATAATGTACCGATTTCCGGTATTGTGATTTCCATCAGATCTCCCGCTTTTAAGAAACGAGGCGGT
This genomic stretch from Bacillus marinisedimentorum harbors:
- a CDS encoding ammonium transporter, whose translation is MKIKAAILSIVALSFPTSALAAEKGVEEVSASVDMIWMITAAILVFFMHAGFAMVETGFTRSKNSLNILMKNMLTIAAASILYFIVGFGLMFGKSAGGFIGTDGFALIGKEADIGFFVFQAVFAATCATIISGAVAERMKLSSYFLLTVMMTAFIYPVVGHWTWGGGWLAELGFVDFAGSSVVHLTGALGAIAAAKILGGRIGKYKDGKVNIIKGHNIPLGALGVFILWFGWFGFNGGSTLAADPELIPHVVTTTLLSASAAVVMTALYSQLKYRRIDASLTLNGALAGLVGITAGTADVSPAAALVIGAIAGIILAAAVPFIDRIMKIDDPVGAIAVHGVAGIWGTLAVGLFSTSSGLFYGGGAALLGVQAIGIAAIAAWTLSAVTGFLLLHKLFSPIRVSPEEEIAGLDFAEHGSQSYEFKDFILQNESPDSDSFGTGLIERLDSVGKAARTH
- the asnB gene encoding asparagine synthase (glutamine-hydrolyzing) is translated as MCGVTGWIDWRKNLDNEHRIVKKMAETLSKRGPDDIQVWLNGSAAFGHTRLIVVDPAGGKQPMTKTRGASSYTIVYNGELYNTAAIRNELKSKGYRFDSHSDTEVLLTAYLEWEEKCVDILNGIFAFAIWDESEEKLFMARDRLGVKPLFFQEKDGRLLFGSELKAILAHPDVTPAVDREGLADLFAVGPSRTPGHGIFKGMEELRPAHALTYSRNGLKKWRYWNVESRPHTDSLSETVSNVKALVIDAVERQLVADVPVCTFLSGGVDSSAITAIAANTFKRAGKSPLNTYSIDYEENDKYFKENKYQPDPDGPWIDMMSKSYGTAHHRCVISNRSLAGLLKEAVTVRDQPGMADIDSSLLWFCRRIKQDVTVGLSGECADEIFGGYPWFHHPGEAEKGVFPWMRSTKARQRLLVPSWQSKLNLEEYVQRRYAETVSETPVLEGERGVDARRRELFYMNMVWFMTTLLDRKDRMSMGASLEVRVPFADHRLVEYVWNVPWELKMHGGREKGILRKALEGLLPDDVLYRKKSPYPKTHHPGYTRAVQTWMKEILADPNAPLFEFFDRKKVKEINDSGGASFKDPWFGQLMTGPQLIAHLAQINYWFEAYGVKVAE
- a CDS encoding EAL domain-containing protein; protein product: MKTWNTLYETKDKLERFIEEHDIRTAGNVLVQVFSGIADRDYLQQLTDEIVELLPEAAVIGATTDGEINNGELSFSATVITFSAFRNTELFTAHINWGDSSTGSRAEGKDLARKLGCANPQVMLVFSDGLNTEGRQFIKGVEDIHPGAVIAGGMAGDNGLFRGTFVIGGRKVFENGAAAVALCNETLQVKTFLNRNWTRVGKTMAVTEAAGRRIITIDNEPAVDAYRKYLGFTSDDELKMAASGFPLMTEREGEEITLFVSGLFDDGSLEVTEFVKQGEQVQFAYGNVEAMVNDAGFIGNELKNWTTEAVFIYSCMARRRFLQDFASYELEALNIEFPTSGFFSYGEFFGGNNKGTDLFSQSMTILALSETVPAKGAIGAAVHSGKRAAVPDKHRPFMAMSHLLHSVTEELQQLNGNLQESEQLFKSLFEHNPDIVYSTDLKGYIMSVNPAFEKKFGVSRSEIEGSFSLDYIDPEDRERVAWHFEKTLQGFEQHYDLLVDDQYGNKVHMQVKNVPIMINGEMVGMFGIGRDMTDQKEAEEQISFLAYHDPATGLPNRYYLKEKLEFLMDRAKQTGIPLALLFIDLDHFKVINDSLGHQVGDEILEIVIERLKGAMPGNAFLTRFGGDEFIMIVPHLDSMDELVNIARSLLFALSKVVYYAAREFFITASIGGSVFPDDGEDAGTLIKNADAAMFRAKQQGRNRVEFYATEMNETARYRLELESFLRKGLQNDEFFLCYQPIIDLEKGRLTGAEALIRWNHPKLGLVSPGDFIPIAEETGMIEDIGRWVLYEACKTMKKWHDDGFNSLAIAVNVSGKQFQSDRFLRDVKEVLLETALNPAYLNLELTESVMLRNTSYTIDVMTQLKQLGVKVSIDDFGTGYSSLSYLKDLPIDFIKIDKSFIHNLEEGSPDMAIAKSIITMGKGLSVGVLAEGVETARQLEMLKSLRCRYIQGFYINRPLTEELFEEEMDKLIEYKNR
- a CDS encoding YisL family protein, producing MIHAHVTSWFLAIALFFVGYYLQRVGKDKPKKIVHNILRLFYLFVIGTGFYLLWAFYSFYDTAIFKGVLGLWLIFAMEMILVKESKGNKTFAYWVQFLIALVLVFFYGYIVLDY
- a CDS encoding ornithine--oxo-acid transaminase gives rise to the protein MSVSKTQEIINLTEEYGAHNYHPLPIVISKAEGVWVEDPEGTRYMDMLSAYSAVNQGHRHPKIIEALKEQADRITLTSRAFHNDQLGPFYKKVTGLTNKNMVLPMNTGAEAVETAVKAARRWAYDVKGVQEDQAEIIACENNFHGRTMTAVSLSSNEEYKRGFGPMLPGIKIVPYGDIDALKNAITENTAAFLVEPIQGEAGIILPPEGFLKEASELCKENNVLFIADEIQAGLGRSGKTFACDWEDVEPDMYILGKALGGGVFPISCVAANNEVLGVFEPGSHGSTFGGNPLACAVSIASLEVLEDEKLADRSLELGEYMMGKLREISNPVIKEVRGKGLFIGMELTEPARPYAEKLKEEGLLCKETHENVLRFAPPLIIAKEDLDWAIDKIKKVMAVS
- a CDS encoding NAD-dependent succinate-semialdehyde dehydrogenase; protein product: MEKQFFINGEWTGGDLERLEVNNPATGETIGSVPMGGKKETRQAINAAYEAFEGWKNLTAYERSGYLKKLNDLMLENEDELAEIMTKEMGKPFEESKGEVRYAASYVEWFAEEGKRVYGRTIPPHKDGKHMEVRHQPVGVVGAITPWNFPAAMITRKLAPALASGCTFVVKPAEETPLTAVKIVELAEQAGIPKGVVNLITGDPAEIGGELLSHPHVSKITFTGSTQIGKMLMKQASDSLKKISLELGGHAPIIVLDDANVDKAVDGVIASKFRNGGQTCICGNRIYVQENILDEFTKKFVAKTKELKVGNGMEAGTKIGPIINKEGYEKIDNHVQNAVKQGATAAAGGKGYVNDGVYFYEPTILTDVKPGMIIMNEETFGPVAPIQKISTIEEGIRHANNTPFGLAAYVFTESVTNGNKVVNALDYGIIGWNDGIPSAAQAPFGGMKQSGIGREGGIEGIEDYLETKYVSIGID